CAACGGGCCGAGAGCTTCAAGGACCACTACAGCCAGGCCCGCTTGTTCTGGAAGAGCATGTCGACGGTGGAGGCCAAACACATCGTGGCGGCCTTCGCATTCGAACTGGGAAAGGTTCACCCCGACACCGGAATTCGAGAACGCGTGGTGGAGCAGCTCAACCTCGTCGACAACGGCCTGGCCGGCCAGGTGGCCGGAAAGCTCGGGCTGCCCGCGCCAGACGCGGTGCCGATCGAACACGACGAGCCGGCCTCGCCCGCGCTGTCGCAGCTCAACACCGCCACCGACAGCGTCGAATCCCGCAAGATCGCCCTGCTCGCCGACCACGGCGTCGACGTCGACGCCGTCGAGCAGTTCAAGAGTGCGATGGCCGAGCACGGCGCCATCGTCGAGGTGCTGTCCCCGACCGGCGGCGGCACCTTGCGTGGCGCGTCGGGTGGCGAACTCCCGGTCGACAAGGGGCTGACCACGATGGCCTCGGTGCTCTACGACGCGGTCGCGGTGGCCGGCGGAGCCGAGTCGGTGGAGAGTCTGCTGCAGGACGGATATGCGGTGCACTTCGTCACCGAGGCCTACCGGCACCTGAAAGCGGTACTTGCATTCGGCGAGGGTTCGGAAATGCTGCGCGGCGCTGGCGTCATCGCGTCGTCACCCGGAGACCAGGTCGAGTCCGACGGTGGTGTGGTCACCGCGCCCGGCGGCGATCTACCGGACGAGTTCGTCGAGGCCGCTGTTGCGGTGATGGCCAAGCACCGGGTCTGGGATCGCGAAACCGACGCGGTACCAGCCTGATTCGGAGGAGAACATGAGCGACACCGATATGGGTCCGGACGATACGTTGCCGCCCAGCGAGTCGACGGACTCCGACGAGGTCGGCAACGCCGACGGTGATGAAGTGGTGGACCCGCCGGAGGATTGGCATGGTGCCGACCGGGCGGACACCGACGAGACACTGGATCGCAAGCTCGCCGCCGAGGAACCTGATCAGCCGACGGGTGCTCCACGGCGCGACGGGGGCGACGAGGGCGACGACTCGTTCTACGACGTGGTGCGGTGAGGGGTCAGCCGGCCTGGCGTTGCAGGGTTACCGAGGCGGTGTTGGCATCGGCGTGGGTCGCGATGCCGCTGCCCTTCGCCGTGACGGCCAGCGCCGTGCGGTCCCCACGGAACAAGTCTCGGGAGAATTCGCAGGGTGTGCCGCTCTGGTCGTAGGTGATGCGGGTGATCAACAGCAGCGCGGCCTTGGGCTTGATGCCCAGCAGGGTGGCCTCGCTGCTCGTGGCGCTGACCGCCTCGATGCGTTCGTCGGCACGGCCGGTGACCAAACCGTATTGGGATTCCAGGATTTCGTAGAGTGATCCGCCGAGTTGCTGGTCGAGCAGGCCGGGAAACGCGTCGGCGGGGAACTGAGCGTGTTCCAGCGAGATGGGGAAGCCGTCGGCCAGCCGAACCCGCTGGATCTCGATGACGTAGTCACCGGGCTCGAGCCGCAGCGCGGTTCGGGTGACGTCGTCGGGGGTGGTGATGCGCGTCGAGAGCACCCGGGTGCCCGCGACGTATCCCTGATTGGCCAGGAAGGCGGGCACACCGACCACATCGGACAGGTGCCGCTCGACCTGACCGTGGCTGATGAAGATGCCGCCCGCCCGGCCGATCACCCGGTGCACCAGCCCGGCCTCCTCCAGCGCGGCCAGTACCTGCCGCAGGCTGGAGCGGCTGGTGCCATAGCGTTCGGCCAGGTCACGCTCACTGCCGAGTTTGGCGCCGGGGGTGCCCGCGTTGATGTCGGCGACGATGCGCCTGCGCAACTCCTCGCTGTGAACTGCCACCCCGGCCCCCTTACCGTGTATTGGTACAGCCAATTCTATCCGGGCTGAACTAGAGTTCAGCGATCGCCATGTGCGATTCGGGCAGAATCTGTCCGCCGTCGACGACCAGCGACTGGCCGGTGATGTAGGCGGCTTCGTCGGTGGCGAAGAACAGTGCCGCATTGCCGATGTCGGCAACCGATCCGAGCCTGCCCGCGGGCACCGCCGAGGCCATCTGGTCGAGGTAGTCCTGGCCCATGTCGCCCAGCCCCTCGGTGATGATGTTGCCGGGGAGAACCGCGTTGACGGTGATCTTCTTGGGAGCCAGTTCCATTGCTGCAGTGCGCAGGAAGCCGAGCTGGGCGGCCTTGGACGCACCGTAGTGTGACCAGCCGGGGTACCCGGTGATCGGGCCGGTGATCGACGACGTGATGACGACGCGGCCGTGGCCGCTCGCGGTCAGTGCCTCCAGCGCTGCCTGCACGATGAAGACGGTGCCCTTGAAGTTCACCGCGAGCACGTGGTCGATGTCCTCGGGCGTGAGGTCTTCCAGGCGACCGGAGGGGAAGATGCCGGCGTTGGCGCAGACGATGTCGAGTCCGCCGTGCCGTTCGACGGCCATGTCGACGACCTGGCACGCGTCCTCGGGGCTGGTCACGTCGGCTTGGAGCGCGCTGACCCGCCCCGGAGTGCCGGCGAGCGCCGTGACCGCGTCATCGAGGTCCGACTGGTTGCGTCCGGTGATCAGTACATCCACGCCGGCGTTGGCGAAGGTCGCGGCGATGCCGCGGCCGATGCCCTTGCTGCCGCCGGTGACGATGGCCGAGCGGCCCTGAAGCGATGCGAACATGGTTGGGGTCCTTTGAGAGTCAGGTCAGGGTAAGGCCGTTGGAGCTCAGATAGCGTTCGGCCAGTGCGCAGCTGCCTGCGGCATAGCTGATCGCCTTGGTCGCCGATTCCCGCGAGTGGCTGTGGCTGCCCATCCAGGCCAACAGCAGCAGCCTGCGCAGCAGGACGAACGAGGCCAGCATCTCCTCGTCCGATGTCGGCAGGTCACGCCGGGTTCGGTAGCCGCCGACCCAGGCATCCTGCCATTCGGGCAGGGCCGGGTCATCTTCGATGAACGACACCGCGGTGCCGAAATCATAGAAGTACCAGCCGAATCCGCAGTCGTCGAAGTCGATCACCGTGATGTTCGACGTCGATGTGGGTGTCGGCCCGCTGGAGTCGACGAGCAGGTTGGCCAGCCGCAGGTCGGCATGGATCAGGCCGTAGACCTCCGGTCCGGTGCCGTAGGACTGCAGCCGTTCACGCAGCAGGTCCTGAGCGCGCTCGAGCACCCGCTCTTCGGGCGCGCCGACGCCTTCGGCGTCCTGCCAGCGTCCCCAGCGCGGCGACGCGCCGAGGCTGTGTTCCCAGTCCCAGGAGAACCGGCCGAACCCGGCCGGGCGCGACCACCGCTGCGAATGGTCGTGCAGTGCAGCGGTGATCCGGCCCAGTGTGTGGAAATCGTCGAGGGTCAGCGCTCCCTCGTCCGGTTCGGCCCCGGCGACCATGCCGAAATGCACCACATGGCGGGGTGTTCCATGGACGTCGACGGTGACCAACCGCCGGCCGTCGCGGGCCGGCAGCACGGTGGGTACCGTGACGTCGCTGTCGGCCCGCAATGCCTGCAGCCAGTCCAGTTCGGACTCGATCTCGTGAGGCTGATGGTAGTTCTGCCGG
The genomic region above belongs to Mycolicibacterium sp. HK-90 and contains:
- a CDS encoding phosphotransferase enzyme family protein is translated as MVITDEIDVAQLALRQYDIGADATLRLLNLSENATYLVEDAGTQSILRVHRQNYHQPHEIESELDWLQALRADSDVTVPTVLPARDGRRLVTVDVHGTPRHVVHFGMVAGAEPDEGALTLDDFHTLGRITAALHDHSQRWSRPAGFGRFSWDWEHSLGASPRWGRWQDAEGVGAPEERVLERAQDLLRERLQSYGTGPEVYGLIHADLRLANLLVDSSGPTPTSTSNITVIDFDDCGFGWYFYDFGTAVSFIEDDPALPEWQDAWVGGYRTRRDLPTSDEEMLASFVLLRRLLLLAWMGSHSHSRESATKAISYAAGSCALAERYLSSNGLTLT
- a CDS encoding GntR family transcriptional regulator → MAVHSEELRRRIVADINAGTPGAKLGSERDLAERYGTSRSSLRQVLAALEEAGLVHRVIGRAGGIFISHGQVERHLSDVVGVPAFLANQGYVAGTRVLSTRITTPDDVTRTALRLEPGDYVIEIQRVRLADGFPISLEHAQFPADAFPGLLDQQLGGSLYEILESQYGLVTGRADERIEAVSATSSEATLLGIKPKAALLLITRITYDQSGTPCEFSRDLFRGDRTALAVTAKGSGIATHADANTASVTLQRQAG
- the fabG gene encoding 3-oxoacyl-ACP reductase FabG, whose protein sequence is MFASLQGRSAIVTGGSKGIGRGIAATFANAGVDVLITGRNQSDLDDAVTALAGTPGRVSALQADVTSPEDACQVVDMAVERHGGLDIVCANAGIFPSGRLEDLTPEDIDHVLAVNFKGTVFIVQAALEALTASGHGRVVITSSITGPITGYPGWSHYGASKAAQLGFLRTAAMELAPKKITVNAVLPGNIITEGLGDMGQDYLDQMASAVPAGRLGSVADIGNAALFFATDEAAYITGQSLVVDGGQILPESHMAIAEL